The genomic interval CGGGCCGCGTCCCGCTCCTCGCGCATGCGCGCCAGCGCCTCGAGCGCGAGCGTGGCCATCGACACGAGCGAGAGGACAACGAGGAAGAAAGACAGGTTGGGCGCGCGGAACTTCTTCGTGCCCGGCAGGAGCTCGTAGTACAGCCGATAGATGGGCGTGTTGCCGCCCAGCGAGATGGAGAGCGCGAAGAGGCCCAGGCCCACGAAGAACCACCAGTAGCGGCTCTTGCGCGCGTACGCCCAGCCCAGCGCGAAGAGCGCGAGCACGACGGCGCCCACGTACTCGGTGTGCAGCTTGATGGGGCTCTCGCCGTGGTACGTCTCCAGCACGCCGTGCATCTCCGGCACCGCCACGTCGGCGATCTCGCCCGGGGGCATGGAGTACGACGTCGAGTATTCCCACCCGCGGCCTCCGGACATGCCGCGTGGCGAGTCCGGCACGTAGTCCTGGAACGGCAGGAAGTTCACCGACGCCATCACGAATGCGAAGGCGATGGCGGCGACTCCGAGGCCCAGGACGCGCGCCAGCTCGCCCCGGCGGCGGTGCACGCCGAAGTGGAAGACGAGGAACACGGCCCAGATCGCGGCGCCCAGCAGCAGGTAGTACGCGTTCTGGATCTGGAACGAGAGGAGCGCGAACCCGACCGTCGCCGCCAGGCCGGCGAACGGCGCCAGCTTCCCGCCCGTGCGCACGCCCATGTGGATCAGCGCGAAGACGAGCGGCGCGAAGGTGACCACGATGATGCGGCCCTCGTGGCCCGCCAGCACCCACGACATCGTCAGGCCCGTGAACTCGAACATCAGCCCGGAGACGAGCGCCACCCAGCGGCGCGTTCCCATCTCGCGCGCCAGCAGGTTCATCCCCCATCCCGCGAAGCCGAACTGGATCACGAACAGCGCGGGCCAGATGTTCTTCACGCCCAGCGTCCAGTCCGCCAGGAACCGGAAGGGATAGAAGGTGCTGCCGGGGTTCGCGTAGAGTGGCACGCCGCCGTAGACGTATGGCACCCACTTCGGCACGTGCCCCGCGGCGAAGCTGCGCGAGATGAACTCGTGGAAGAAGTAGCCGCCCGCCAGGTAGTCGCTGCCGTAGATGCCCTTGCCCGGCATCAGCGCCGGCAGGAAGTACAGCAGCGCCAGCCCGAAGTACACCAGCGCGGCGAAGCGCAGCGTGCCCGTGAAGCCGCCGAACGCGGGCGCCGCGTCGTCTCTCGGCAGGGATGACGGGGCGGCGGGAGACGGCGGGCGGGGTGCGGGGCGGGCGGGCTTTGGGTTCTTCATGGACGGGAGCATGGAGGAAAAGGCATGACGCCGCGCGCGTCAGCGGCGATTCGTTGCAGGAAGCGTAGATGCTGCGCGGCCACGGCGTCCCACGAATACTTGCGGGCC from Longimicrobiaceae bacterium carries:
- a CDS encoding YfhO family protein; this translates as MKNPKPARPAPRPPSPAAPSSLPRDDAAPAFGGFTGTLRFAALVYFGLALLYFLPALMPGKGIYGSDYLAGGYFFHEFISRSFAAGHVPKWVPYVYGGVPLYANPGSTFYPFRFLADWTLGVKNIWPALFVIQFGFAGWGMNLLAREMGTRRWVALVSGLMFEFTGLTMSWVLAGHEGRIIVVTFAPLVFALIHMGVRTGGKLAPFAGLAATVGFALLSFQIQNAYYLLLGAAIWAVFLVFHFGVHRRRGELARVLGLGVAAIAFAFVMASVNFLPFQDYVPDSPRGMSGGRGWEYSTSYSMPPGEIADVAVPEMHGVLETYHGESPIKLHTEYVGAVVLALFALGWAYARKSRYWWFFVGLGLFALSISLGGNTPIYRLYYELLPGTKKFRAPNLSFFLVVLSLVSMATLALEALARMREERDAARSPLRRTNEGEKAFGAATWILGGMVALGFVLGASAKAGTPPELAGAVGTPFRFAFFVLLVAALLWAWLRGSLGLRPAVVLLAVLTVLDLGVVGRPFFRTVPAPNEMFAEDDVASFLRSQPQPSRVWVLGGYRERNYLMRFDIDQAGGEHGNQMQQWNEFVGAGPGVDPDFHNFSAPSGAFLNAGNVRYLVSGQEIAAPFLREVHRGSAFVYENIGALPRAYLVPSLVTTNVPGGALQMMSAPNFDPRTTAVVNSATPVQLPSTPLHGAASVASYTPDRVAVRTQADRQALLVLADNYYKAWHATVDGRESPILRTDHALRGVIVPAGAHEVVFTFDPPALRTGLMLYLLTLGLLAAYGLYLLATHFRRGRHTPVTAEPVPA